The Streptomyces durmitorensis genome contains the following window.
TGGCGATCCCCGCGCTGCTGGCCATCGCGTTCCTGATGCTGCCGCTGCTCGGGATCCTCGTCCGTACGGAGTGGGGTGAGCTGGGCGCCCACCTGACCACGGAAGGAACCACGCAGGCGCTGCGCCTTTCCCTGGTCGTCTCCTTCTGGGCGCTGGGGCTTTCGCTGCTGCTCGGGGTACCGCTCGCCTGGCTGCTCGCCCGTGTCGACTTTCCCGGCAAGGCGGTCGTACGTTCCCTCGTCCTGCTCCCGATGGTGCTTCCGCCCACCGTGGGCGGCGTCGCCCTGCTCCTCGCCTTCGGGCGGCGCGGACTGCTCGGCCCGTGGCTCGAAGGCACGTTCGGGATCACCCTGCCGTTCCACACGTCCGGCGCGGTGATCGCCGCGACCTTCGTCGCGATGCCGTTCCTCGTCATCAGCCTCGAAGGCGCGCTCGGCGGACTCCGCCCCCGCTACGAGGAGACGGCGGCGTCCCTGGGCGCATCGCCGGTACGGGTGTTCTGCACCGTCACGCTGCCCATGGTCGCCCCCGGGCTCATCGCCGGAGCCGCCCTGACCTGGGCGCGGGCCCTCGGCGAGTTCGGCGCGACCATCACCTTCGCGGGCAACCTGCCCGGCACCACGCAGACCCTGCCCCTTCAGGTGTACCTGCTGCTCCAGGACTCCCCCGAGGCCGCGACGTCCGTGTCGCTGCTGCTGCTCGCCATCGCCATGGCGGTGCTCGTCGCGCTGCGCGGGCGGTGGATGAGCACTCCGGGCGACCGCAGGGGCGGCCGGTCCGGGCGGCTGCCGGACGACGCGCCCGCGCCCGCGCCGCCGGAGTCCGCCGCGGCCGAGTCCGCCGCGGCCGGGCCCTCGGCGGAGCCCCAGGAGCGCTGGTCCCTGCACGCCGAGGTCAGCGGCTTCAACCGCCTGACCCTGGACGCCGAGCCGGGCACCACCATCGCCGTCGTCGGGCCCAACGGCGCGGGCAAGACCACGCTGCTGCGCGCCCTGCTCGGCCTGACCCCGCGCGCCCACGCCGAGCTCCGCCTCGGGGACACCGACGTCACGGGCCTTCCGCCGCACCGCAGACACGTCGCCTGGGTCCCGCAGGACGGCGCCCTGTTCCCGCACATGAGCGCGCTGGCCAACACGGCGTACGGGCCGCGCGCCCTTGGTGTCCCGCGCGCCGAGGCCCGGCGCCGCGCGCAGGAGTGGCTCGACCGGCTCGGCGTCGGCCACCTCGCGCACCGCAAGCCGGCCCAGGTCTCCGGCGGTCAAGCCCAACGGGTGGCGCTGGCAAGGGCATTGGCGGCCCGCCCCCGGCTGCTCCTGCTCGACGAACCGCTCGCCGCGCTCGACCAGACGACCCGGGCCCACGTGCGCCACACCCTGCGTACGCACCTCGACACCTTCGGCGGTGTCTGCCTGATCGTCACGCACGACCCCGTCGAGGCGGTGTCCCTTGCCGACCGGGTTCTCGTACTCGACCAGGGGCTCGCCCTCCAGGACGAGGCGCCCGCCGAGGTGACCCGGCACCCGCGCTCCCCGTGGGTGGCCAGGATGCTGGGCCGCAACGCCTGGCCCGGCACCGCGGGCCCCGAGGGACTTGCCCTGCCCGGCGGGGGAACGCTCGTGATCGCGGATCCGCTGCCGCCGGGCACCGAGGCCCTGGCGATCATCGCCCCGGAGGCGGTCTCCGTGCACCGCGACAGGCCCAGCGGCAGCCCCCGCAACGTATGGCCCGGCACCATCCGCGAGATCACCACGAGCGGCAGCCGCCTGCGCCTCCTGATCACCTCCCCGCAGGCCCCCGACCTCGTCGCCGAGATCACCCCGCAGGCCGCCGCCGAACTCGGCCTCGCCGACGGGACGCCGGTGTGGACCAGCGTGAAGGCGACGGAGGCGACGGTCGTGCCTACGTAGGACGCGGGCGTGGTGCGCGGGCCTGGTGCTCGGTGTCAGCTGAAGAGATCGTGGTCGGCCAGGACCTCGGCGATCAGGCGCCGGTCGACGGCCGCACGCTCCGGATCGGTGTCGATGTACCCGCTCAGGGTCAGCAGGCACTTCCACAGGAGCCAGCCGCGGGCGCGCGCCCAGGTGCCCTCGTCCTGGCCCACCGCACGCCGGAACACCTCCCGGCTCTCACCCGAGAACATCCCCCACGCGGCCACCAGGTCGCACGCCGGGTCGCCGACGCCCGACGTGCCGAAGTCGATGACGGCGGTCAGCTTGCCGTCATCGACCAGGAGGTTGCCGGGGGCGATGTCGCCGTGGAACCACACCGGCGTCCCGCGCCACTCGGCGGCGAGCGCGGCGTCCCACACGACCGCCGCCCTGTCCGTGTCGACGCGGCCATCGAGGGCGGCGAGGCACCGCCGGGTCTCCTCGTCGTAGTACGCCGGGGACGCGCCGCGGTACCAGCTGTGCTCGCCGGCGAGCGGGCCCCCGGTGGTGTCGCAGCGCTGGAGGGCGAGGATGAACCCGGCCACGGAGTCCGCGAACTGCGCCATGTCGCCGATGCGTTCAGGAGCCGCCGTCTCGCCGTCGAGCCAGCCGCGGACGGACCACGGGTGGGGATACCCCTCGCCCGGAACGCCCTCGCCCAGGATCGGCGGGACGGCGTACGGCAGGGACGGCGCGAGCCGGGGCAGCCATTCGTTCTCCTTGGCGACCGCGGGGACATAGCCGGCGGCGGTGGGCAGCCGGGCCGTCAGGGTGTCGCCGATTCGATACGTCCGGTTGTCCCAGCCGTCGACCTCCACCGGTCTGACGGGCAGGTCGCTCCACTGCGGGAACTGCGCGGCGACCAGACATTTCACCAGGGCGGCGTCGATACCGGCGCGCCCGTCGGGAGGTGTCGGAACCATGCGGGGATCATCGCCTCCGACGATCGCGCCGCGCAACGAATTATCGAGTTGTCGAGCGATTGGAACGACTTCAGTCAACAGTGATCACCGCCGCCGTGGCGCCTCGCGCGGACCCTAAGGTCTGCCCCATGGATTCCAGTTCTGTGACCAGGACGGTCTCCGTCACCCGTATGAACTCCGGGGACCACGCCTGCCTCGGATTCGACGACGACGAAACCCGCTGGGAACTCCGCGCCGCGTACGCCGACATCGGCCTCTCGCGCGGCGAGCAGGTGATCTTCTTCACCGATCGGGCGACCACTCCCGCCCTCGCGGCGGAGCAGCTGAGTTCCAGCGGCTTCCCGCTGGGCCCCGCACTCATGGACGGACGTCTCGCCGTGGTCAACGAAGTCCCCGGCTACGACCCGGCCAACGGTTTCGACCCGGCCGAACGGGCCCAGACCTGGGTGGAGCTGACCGACAAGGCCCGCCACGACGGTTTCTCCGGGATCCGCGTGGTCGGCGACATGGGCTGGGCCGCCGAACCGGGCGTCGACCAGGACCTCCTGGTCGACTACGAAGCCGGGCTCTCGCCGCTCTTCGCGGAGATCGGGTTCACGGCCATCTGCGAGTACGACCGGCGCAGGTTCGGCAAGAGCCTCCTGGGCCGGATCCGCGACGCGCACCCCAAGCGGGTCCTGCGGCGCCTCGGCGCCCTGGACGTCGCACGGACCGGCACCGAGCTGCGGGTCGCCGGTGACGTCGACCTCGCCACGCGCGAGGACTTCGACACGGCGCTCGCACACGCCTTGGCGGGCCCCGACCGCCCCGGCGTGCTCGACCTGACGGAGCTGTGCTTCATGGACGTACACGGCGCGTCGACGCTGGTGCGGCTCGCGGGCAGGCTCCCCCTCGGCCACCTCCTCGCGGTGCGCTGCCGACCCGAGCAGGACAAATTGATACGGCTCTGCGGAGCCGCCGTAGTGCCACAACTCGTCCTGGGCGAAGGGTGATCCGCGCAGTGATCCTCAACCGCGGCATCGGCAACGACGACAACGGCGGTGACCCGGCCCCACACCGGGAACACCTCCACAGCACCCTCGCCCCCGCACCGGGCAGGAACACACTCCTCGAACTCCCCTTCACCATGGCTGACTTGGCACGCCTGCGGCTCCAGGTCACCCGGCGCGCGGAGGACGCGGGCCTCTGCGAACCCCGGCTCAGCGATTTCGTGCTCGCCGTGCACGAGGTCGCGAGCAACGCCGTCGTGCACGGCGGCGGCAAGGGCCGCATCCATCTCGCGCACACGGACGAGGGGTTGCGGTGCGTCATCACGGACAGCGGCCTCGGACCGACCCGACCCAAGCCGTGCGAGTCCGCCACGCTGCCCGAGGCGGACGAGGCCGAGAACGGCCGGGGCCTGTGGCTGGCCCAGGCCCTCACGGACCACTTCGACGTCACGGCCTGCGCGGCCGGGACCAGGGTCACCCTGGTGGCGCTGCTCTCCTGAGCGGCAGGGCCCGAAGGCCACCGCGACCGCCACCGCCACGGCTCACGCCGAAGCCCGCTCGACCAGCGTCGGGCGGAACACCGTCGAGAGCGGCGAGTCCCCCGGCTGCTTGATCCTGCCCAGCAGCAGCCGGGCCATCTCGGCGGCCATCTCCTCCACCGGCTGCCGGACCGTGGTGAGCGCGGGCTCGCAGGCGCGGGCGGCCTCGCTGTCGTCGAAGCCGACCACCGCCACGTCCTGCGGCAGCCGTCGGCCCGCCCGCAGGAGGGTCTGCAGCGCGCCCTGCGCCATCAGGTCCGACGCGACGAACACGCCGTCCAGGTCCGGGTGTTGGGACAGGAGCCGCCGGGTCGCTTCGGCGCCGCCCACCCGCGTGAAGTCCGCCTCCGCCCAGGGCGCGCCGGTGATGCCGTGCGCGGCCAGCGCGTCGCGGAAGCCCTCCAGGCGCTCCTGGGCGGCCGGCATGTCCTGCGGTCCCGCGATGGTGCCGATCCTGCGGCGCCCCTCGGAGACCAGCCGGTCGACGGCCATGCGCGCCCCGGCCCGCTGGTCCACCTCCACGTACGGCAGCGGGACCGTCCCGGCCGGACGCCCGGCAAGCACGGCGGGCAGACCGGTCTCCGCGAGCAGCCGGGGCAGCGGATCGGAGGCGTGCGAGGAGACGAGCACCGTGCCGTCCACGTGCCCCTGCCGCAGATACGACAGGAACTGCCGGCGCGAGGTGTCGTCGTCCACCAGCATCAGGACCATCTGGACCCCGGCCGGGCGCAGCACGTCCAGGAGCCCGCCGACGACCCGCCCGAAGTGGGGGTCGGTGAACATCCGGCCGACGAAGGGGGCCTCGACCGGCCGCCGCTCGCGCTCGGACACCACCAGGGCGATGGAGTCGGTCCGCTGGGTCACCAGGGAGCGGGCGGCCTGGTTGGGGACGTAGCCGGTGGCCTCGACGGCCTCCTGCACCTTGCGGCGCAGCACCGGGTCGACGGTGGGCGCGCTGTTCACGACCCGGGAGACGGTGGCGCGCGACACCCCCGCGGTGCGGGCCACGTCCTCCAGGGTCACCGGGCGGGCGGGGCGCAGGGCGTCGGCAGTCACCGGGTCTTTATAGCAACCGCGTGGCCCGGGCGTTCGGGCCTCCGTCCCTGATGGCGCGTCAACTGTCTTCGCAGACCAGGCCGTTGTCACCCTGGACACACCCCCGCACGCACCCTGGGGACATATCGCCCACGTACGAGCGATTGTCGCCAACTCTCCCACAGAGTCACCTAGTTGACTTCTCTCCACCGAGTCAGCGCGACATCGTGCGCACCCCCTTGACGCGCCTTGCCGCAGACACAACTATCCAACGCGAGAGAGCGCTCTCTCAGCGATCACCGTTCATGTTCTGAACTCAGACCGAACGCCAGCGGCACCGCTCTGCCCCAACTCACTCCGGAGCGGTCCCGCCCCCACCACCAGCACCTCGGCGAACCAACCTCCCTGCTACCAGAGAGACTTGCCATGTCTGAGCACCTGCCTACGCCCGCCGCGAGATCCACCCTCTCCCGCCGCACCGCCCTGGCCGCCGCCCTGGCGGTCCCGGCCACCGGTCTGCTCGCGTCCCAGGCGGTCGCCGCCCCCGACGCGCCCTCGTCGCAGGCGCCCGCAGCCCGCCGCCCGCAGCCCGCGAACGCCGCCGCTCCCGACTTCGGCCCGAACGTCATCGTCTTCGACCCGTCCACCGGGGGCATCCAGGCGAAACTGGACGAGATCTTCAAGAAGCAGGAGTCGGCGCAGTTCGGCTCGGCCCGCTACGCCCTGCTGTTCAAGCCCGGCACGTACAGCGGCCTCAACGCCCAGATCGGCTTCTACACCTCGATCATGGGCCTGGGTCTGACCCCCGACAACACGCACATCAACGGCGACGTCACCGTCGACGCGGGCTGGTTCAACGGCAACGCCACGCAGAACTTCTGGCGTTCGGCGGAGAACCTCTCCCTCTCACCCGTCAGCGGCGCCAACCGCTGGGCGGTCTCCCAGGCCGCCCCGTTCCGCCGCATGCACGTGCGCGGCGACCTGAACCTCGCGCCCAACGGCTACGGCTGGGCCAGCGGCGGCTACATCGCCGACAGCCGGATCGACGGCACCGTCCAGCCGTACTCCCAGCAGCAGTGGTACACCCGTGACAGCTCGATCGGCGGCTGGCTCAACGCGGTGTGGAACATGGTCTTCTCCGGCGTGGAGGGCGCCCCCGGCGACTCGTTCCCGAACCCGCCCTACACCACCCTGAACAACACCCCGTACTCCCGCGAGAAGCCCTTCCTCTACCTCGACGGCGGGGAGTACAAGGTCTTCCTGCCCGCCCTGCGCACCAACGCCCGCGGCACCAGCTGGGGCAGCGGAACCCCGCAGGGGCAGTCCCTCTCCCTCTCCGCCTTCTACGTCGCCAAGGCGGGGGACAGCGCGGCCACCCTCAACGCCGCCCTCGACCAGGGGCTCCACCTCCTGCTCACGCCCGGCATCTACCACCTCGACCGGCCGATCGAGGTCAAGAAGGCCAACACCGTGGTCCTCGGCATCGGTTACGCCACCCTCATCCCGGACGGCGGGGTCACTGCCGTGAAGACCGCCGACGTGGACGGGGTGCGCCTGGCGGGCTTCCTGGTCGACGCCGGACCGCAGAACTCCGCGACGCTCGTCGAGGTTGGCCCGAAGGGCGCGAGCGCCTCGCACGTCGGCAACCCGACCACCGTCCAGGACGTGTTCGTCCGCATCGGCGGGGCGGGCGCGGGCAAGGCCACCACCAGCCTGGTGGTCAACAGCCGCCACACCATCGTCGACCACACCTGGGTCTGGCGCGCCGACCACGGCGAGGGCGTCGGCTGGGAGACCAACCGGGCCGACTACGGAGTGGTCGTCAACGGCGCCGACGTGCTGGCCACCGGTCTGTTCGTGGAGCACTTCAACAAGTACGACGTGCAGTGGAACGGCGAGCGCGGGCGCACGATCTTCTACCAGAACGAGAAGGCGTACGACGCCCCCAACCAGGCCGCGATCCAGAACGGCAGCATCAAGGGCTTCGCCGCGTACAAGGTCGCCGACTCCGTCACCACCCACGAGGGCTGGGGCCTCGGCAGCTACTGCTACTACAACGTCGACCCGAGCATCGTGCAGGAGCACGGCTTTGCCGCCCCGAACAAGCCGGGCGTGAAGTTCCACCACCTGCTCGTCGTCTCGCTCGGCGGCAAGGGCCAGTACGCGCACGTCATCAACGGGATCGGCGCTCCCACTTCGGGCTCCGGCACGGTGCCGTCCACGGTGGTCTCCTTCCCCTGAACCACCGGACGCCCCCCACCAGTTCCCCGCCACCCGCAAGGAGAGCACCATGCGCTCCGGCACCTCACGAAGAAGCTCCGGCACCTCCCGGAGAAAGAGACTCACCCCGCTCGTCGCGCTCGCGGCGGCCTGCACCCTGACCCTGCTGGCCGGTGTCGCGGTCGCCGCCCCGGCCGACCCGCCCGGCGCGGTCGCCGCCGCGGCCTGGGACACCGACCGCGCCGCAGAGGCGTACACCACGGACCCGGCATCGGCGACCGCCTCCGGCAACGAGGCAGGCACCCCCGGCCCCGGCGCCGCCTTCGACGGCAACGCATCGACCCGCTGGTCGAGCCAGTTCGCCGACGACGCGTGGATACGCGTGGACCTCGGCGCCACCCTGCGCGTCGACCGCGTCGTACTGGACTGGGAAGCCGCCTACGGCAAGAAGTACGTCCTGGAGGCGTCGAGGAACGGCACCGACTGGACCCCCTTCTACACGGAGACCACGGGCACGGGCGGCTCCGTCACCGCCCACACGTACCCCCAGGAAGTGACGGGCCGCTACGTCAGGATGCGCGGCGTCGAACGCGCCACGCCGTACGGCTACTCACTGCACGCCTTCAAGGTCTACGGCGGTGAACCCGCACCGGCGTCGACGACCCGCTCGAACCTCGCCCTGAACCACCCTGCCCGCTCCAACCGCTATCAGCACGCGGGCAATTCACCGGCCTTCGTGACCGACGGCGGCTGGCCCGCCGGCCTCAAGGCCGATCAGACCCGCTGGTCGAGCGACTGGAACGTCAACCGCTGGGTCTCGGTCGACCTGGGCGCGCGCTCCACCATCGACACCGTGGACCTGTACTGGGAGGCGGCCTACGCGGTCGACTACGAACTCCAGGTCTCCGACGACGACCAGACCTGGCGCACGGTCCACAAGCCCTCCGCCGCGGAGGTCGCCGAGCGCCGGGCCGACGTCAAGTCCCCCGCCGAAGCGGTGGGCTGGCACGACAGCGTGCGGCTCTCGCAGCCCGCGACCGGCCGCTACGTGCGGATGCTCGGCAAGGAACGCCGGTCGTTCTACAACCCGGCTCCGGCCACCGCCCAATTCGGCTATTCGCTCTACGAGTTCCAGGTGTGGGGCACGGGCGGCAGCGCGTCCGCCGCGTATCCCGCGCTGCCGGGTGAGCAGTCGGGGGCGTACAGGACGATGTTCTTCGACGACTTCACCGGCGCGAGCCTGGACCGCTCCAAGTGGCGCGTCGTCAGGACCGGGCAGGAGATGGGATCGGTCAACGGCGAGTCGCAGGCGTACGTCGACTCCACGAACAACATCCGCACGGAGAACGGCAGTCTGGTCCTTGAGGCCGACTACTGCGACAACTGCACCAGCGCGGGCGGCGGCACCTATGACTTCACCTCGGGCCGCGTCGACACCAACACCAAGTTCGACTTCACGTACGGCAAGGTCAGCGCCCGCATGAAGCTGCCGGTCGGCGACGGGTTCTGGCCCGCCTTCTGGATGCTGGGCAGCGACGTGGACGACCCGAACGTCTCGTGGCCCGCCTCCGGCGAGACCGACATCATGGAGAACATCGGCTACGCGGACTGGACGAGCTCCGCGCTGCACGGCCCCGGCTACTCGGCGGACGGCAACATCGGCGCCCGCCAGACCTATCCGAACGGCGGCAGAGCCGACCAGTGGCACACGTACGCGGTGGAGTGGACGCCGACGACGATGCGCTTCTCCGTCGACGACCGCGTCGTCCAGGAGACGACGCGCAACAAGCTGGAGTCCACCCGCGGCGAGTGGGTCTTCGACCACGACCAGTACGTCATCCTCAACCTCGCCCTGGGCGGCGCGTACCCGGCGGGCTGGAACAAGGTCACCCAGCCGTACTGGGGCCTGCCGCAGTCCAGCGTCGACAGGATCGCGGCAGGCGGGGTCAAGGCGGAGATCGACTGGGTGCGGGCGGAACAGAAGGGCTGACCCCTCCCCCGCGGGCGTCTCGCGCTCCGCTGCCCGGTCAGCGAGGACCCACAGGGTGAAACGGTTCGTACCAACTCCGCACTTGTGTGCGGACGGTGAAGAGAAGTCGGAGTAACGTCACGCCTGTGCGATTGGAGCGGCTGATTGAAGGCGGCCGCCGCGCACTGGGTGGCGACGGCCGCCCGGGGCGCGAGGAACGAGGCTCCCCCTCGTCGCTTCCTCGCGCGGTGCCCTCCATGGGTGAGATGCGGGATTTCCCACCACGAAGGGCTCTGGCAGGAGCCGCTTCGTCGGTGATGCGGCTCCTGCTGGCCCGCAGGGAGGGTCCACTCGGCGCCGCGTGGAAAGGGGTAGGACGGCTACCGGTGCTGCGTCCGCAGGCCATGGCGGGCGCGGGGTACGGGGCCCAGCGGCGTTCTTCCTTCATGTCCGGCGGTCATCGGGAGGTCCGTCCCGCGGGTGGCACCCGGCGTCGGACGAAACCAGAGCCCGGCGGTTCTGGCCGGGCGGAAATTGCCGGGCGGACGTCACCGCTCCCCTGCTAGCGTGCCCGGCATGAAGCGCGCTGCGATGACGACGACGCCGGAGAGTGTCCCGGCGCGCTGACCGATGTCCTAGTCGAAGCCCCGGGGCGAGTGCCCCGGGGCTTCGCCGTGCGGTCACTCGCCCGACGTATCGATGTATCGACGTACGCGAGGAGACCGCCATGCACGACCACCGCAAACTCGGCCGCGAGCTCGACCTGTTCGACACCGACCCGCTGA
Protein-coding sequences here:
- a CDS encoding coagulation factor 5/8 type domain-containing protein; its protein translation is MSEHLPTPAARSTLSRRTALAAALAVPATGLLASQAVAAPDAPSSQAPAARRPQPANAAAPDFGPNVIVFDPSTGGIQAKLDEIFKKQESAQFGSARYALLFKPGTYSGLNAQIGFYTSIMGLGLTPDNTHINGDVTVDAGWFNGNATQNFWRSAENLSLSPVSGANRWAVSQAAPFRRMHVRGDLNLAPNGYGWASGGYIADSRIDGTVQPYSQQQWYTRDSSIGGWLNAVWNMVFSGVEGAPGDSFPNPPYTTLNNTPYSREKPFLYLDGGEYKVFLPALRTNARGTSWGSGTPQGQSLSLSAFYVAKAGDSAATLNAALDQGLHLLLTPGIYHLDRPIEVKKANTVVLGIGYATLIPDGGVTAVKTADVDGVRLAGFLVDAGPQNSATLVEVGPKGASASHVGNPTTVQDVFVRIGGAGAGKATTSLVVNSRHTIVDHTWVWRADHGEGVGWETNRADYGVVVNGADVLATGLFVEHFNKYDVQWNGERGRTIFYQNEKAYDAPNQAAIQNGSIKGFAAYKVADSVTTHEGWGLGSYCYYNVDPSIVQEHGFAAPNKPGVKFHHLLVVSLGGKGQYAHVINGIGAPTSGSGTVPSTVVSFP
- a CDS encoding LacI family DNA-binding transcriptional regulator, with the translated sequence MTADALRPARPVTLEDVARTAGVSRATVSRVVNSAPTVDPVLRRKVQEAVEATGYVPNQAARSLVTQRTDSIALVVSERERRPVEAPFVGRMFTDPHFGRVVGGLLDVLRPAGVQMVLMLVDDDTSRRQFLSYLRQGHVDGTVLVSSHASDPLPRLLAETGLPAVLAGRPAGTVPLPYVEVDQRAGARMAVDRLVSEGRRRIGTIAGPQDMPAAQERLEGFRDALAAHGITGAPWAEADFTRVGGAEATRRLLSQHPDLDGVFVASDLMAQGALQTLLRAGRRLPQDVAVVGFDDSEAARACEPALTTVRQPVEEMAAEMARLLLGRIKQPGDSPLSTVFRPTLVERASA
- a CDS encoding ATP-binding protein; this encodes MILNRGIGNDDNGGDPAPHREHLHSTLAPAPGRNTLLELPFTMADLARLRLQVTRRAEDAGLCEPRLSDFVLAVHEVASNAVVHGGGKGRIHLAHTDEGLRCVITDSGLGPTRPKPCESATLPEADEAENGRGLWLAQALTDHFDVTACAAGTRVTLVALLS
- a CDS encoding ABC transporter permease — encoded protein: MKRLRGRTPGPRTPIALAIPALLAIAFLMLPLLGILVRTEWGELGAHLTTEGTTQALRLSLVVSFWALGLSLLLGVPLAWLLARVDFPGKAVVRSLVLLPMVLPPTVGGVALLLAFGRRGLLGPWLEGTFGITLPFHTSGAVIAATFVAMPFLVISLEGALGGLRPRYEETAASLGASPVRVFCTVTLPMVAPGLIAGAALTWARALGEFGATITFAGNLPGTTQTLPLQVYLLLQDSPEAATSVSLLLLAIAMAVLVALRGRWMSTPGDRRGGRSGRLPDDAPAPAPPESAAAESAAAGPSAEPQERWSLHAEVSGFNRLTLDAEPGTTIAVVGPNGAGKTTLLRALLGLTPRAHAELRLGDTDVTGLPPHRRHVAWVPQDGALFPHMSALANTAYGPRALGVPRAEARRRAQEWLDRLGVGHLAHRKPAQVSGGQAQRVALARALAARPRLLLLDEPLAALDQTTRAHVRHTLRTHLDTFGGVCLIVTHDPVEAVSLADRVLVLDQGLALQDEAPAEVTRHPRSPWVARMLGRNAWPGTAGPEGLALPGGGTLVIADPLPPGTEALAIIAPEAVSVHRDRPSGSPRNVWPGTIREITTSGSRLRLLITSPQAPDLVAEITPQAAAELGLADGTPVWTSVKATEATVVPT
- a CDS encoding aminoglycoside phosphotransferase family protein, which codes for MVPTPPDGRAGIDAALVKCLVAAQFPQWSDLPVRPVEVDGWDNRTYRIGDTLTARLPTAAGYVPAVAKENEWLPRLAPSLPYAVPPILGEGVPGEGYPHPWSVRGWLDGETAAPERIGDMAQFADSVAGFILALQRCDTTGGPLAGEHSWYRGASPAYYDEETRRCLAALDGRVDTDRAAVVWDAALAAEWRGTPVWFHGDIAPGNLLVDDGKLTAVIDFGTSGVGDPACDLVAAWGMFSGESREVFRRAVGQDEGTWARARGWLLWKCLLTLSGYIDTDPERAAVDRRLIAEVLADHDLFS
- a CDS encoding MEDS domain-containing protein, which produces MDSSSVTRTVSVTRMNSGDHACLGFDDDETRWELRAAYADIGLSRGEQVIFFTDRATTPALAAEQLSSSGFPLGPALMDGRLAVVNEVPGYDPANGFDPAERAQTWVELTDKARHDGFSGIRVVGDMGWAAEPGVDQDLLVDYEAGLSPLFAEIGFTAICEYDRRRFGKSLLGRIRDAHPKRVLRRLGALDVARTGTELRVAGDVDLATREDFDTALAHALAGPDRPGVLDLTELCFMDVHGASTLVRLAGRLPLGHLLAVRCRPEQDKLIRLCGAAVVPQLVLGEG
- a CDS encoding discoidin domain-containing protein, with the protein product MRSGTSRRSSGTSRRKRLTPLVALAAACTLTLLAGVAVAAPADPPGAVAAAAWDTDRAAEAYTTDPASATASGNEAGTPGPGAAFDGNASTRWSSQFADDAWIRVDLGATLRVDRVVLDWEAAYGKKYVLEASRNGTDWTPFYTETTGTGGSVTAHTYPQEVTGRYVRMRGVERATPYGYSLHAFKVYGGEPAPASTTRSNLALNHPARSNRYQHAGNSPAFVTDGGWPAGLKADQTRWSSDWNVNRWVSVDLGARSTIDTVDLYWEAAYAVDYELQVSDDDQTWRTVHKPSAAEVAERRADVKSPAEAVGWHDSVRLSQPATGRYVRMLGKERRSFYNPAPATAQFGYSLYEFQVWGTGGSASAAYPALPGEQSGAYRTMFFDDFTGASLDRSKWRVVRTGQEMGSVNGESQAYVDSTNNIRTENGSLVLEADYCDNCTSAGGGTYDFTSGRVDTNTKFDFTYGKVSARMKLPVGDGFWPAFWMLGSDVDDPNVSWPASGETDIMENIGYADWTSSALHGPGYSADGNIGARQTYPNGGRADQWHTYAVEWTPTTMRFSVDDRVVQETTRNKLESTRGEWVFDHDQYVILNLALGGAYPAGWNKVTQPYWGLPQSSVDRIAAGGVKAEIDWVRAEQKG